AAACTGAGAAGCATCCGCTTGTACTGCAATCGCTTTTTGCCCAGTTTCTCTAAGAAGATGACAGACTTGATCCGCTGCCTCTTTTTGCTTGTGAAAGTTTACTGCAACATGGACTCCAGTGTTTGCCAGAGCGATCGCGATCGCCCTACCAATTCCACGACTGCCACCTGTTACTAATGCAACTTTCCCATTCAATTCGTTGGCTATTTCTAGCATTGTGACTCCTCACAAGCTTAAAAGCATGAGCTTGAATCCTATTTAGAATTGCAATGATCTACGTCAGCTAATTTCTCGTAATACCGTTATGTGAAGCGGCTCAGCCAGTAGGTTCGGCGCATTGGCAGCAAATTCTTTTGAGTGGGCAAGACTAAAGTGCAAATCAAGTGCTGCTTGATCTGTCCAGTTTTCATACAGTAGAAATAAGCCAGGTTCGTCGATCGCCTCATGCAGGTCATAGTTAAGGCAACCAGCCTCGGCTCGACTGAGAGGAACCAGATGTAGCAAGGCATCTCGGAGTTCAGCTTCCTTGCCCGGTTTCGCCTTTAAACGTCCAATAATTGTGAGTTTTTCTGACATATATTGTTTCTCCTTCTACAGTCAACCCATTTCAGTGACAGTGAAATCACAAACCAAGTAGATGAGA
The nucleotide sequence above comes from Oscillatoria sp. FACHB-1407. Encoded proteins:
- a CDS encoding putative quinol monooxygenase, whose protein sequence is MSEKLTIIGRLKAKPGKEAELRDALLHLVPLSRAEAGCLNYDLHEAIDEPGLFLLYENWTDQAALDLHFSLAHSKEFAANAPNLLAEPLHITVLREIS